Sequence from the Gloeocapsopsis dulcis genome:
GCCCCAGAGTCTCCGCTACCTGATTTTCTCTTGGTACAAGTCCCTGCGGACGCAGCAATTCACCACCAAGAATCAGAAAAGACAGTGCTGCCAACAACGCACCTACTACCGCTAAGGTATTGGAGATCAGCGTTAGATCCATCCAGCCTTGCAGCTTTTTTTTCTCTTCGCGATCGAGGTGCTTGGGATCTATCCTCTCTCTGCCCTTAACGCTAGCTGCACCATAACCTCTGGCTTCTACCCAATAGGAGTACCACATCAACCCAGCTGCCCCTGCTAGCATAAACCCCAGCCAAGGCAGTATTTCTTGATACTGCACGTTTTGCGGAATTTGCGGTACTATGCCATTTGCTAATTGGCGAAAGCTGGGAAAAACAAAAATCGCAGCTGCTACCACTGCGATTGTGCGGGCAATGCCGACATAAGAAGAAATCTTTTCGACGACGTTATATTGCCCGAACAAAACAATCGCCGCCGTGACAGCAATAATAATTACCGTCCAAAGCTGGACTGTTCCCCCAGTCATCAAAATTAGGGCTGTGGCAGCAGCTCCTGAAAGTCCGGCAACCGTAGAAACTGCTACTACAGCTTGTGGCAATAAAATTAGCCAGATCGACCAGTTTTTTGGACCAGGAAATTGCTTGAAGCCTTCTAGAATTGTTGCTCCTGTACAAACTGTAAAGCGCCCCACCTCGCCATTAATAAACCATTTCAAAATCACAGCAGCAAGTAGCGCCCACAGCAGAGAGTAGCCATACAGAGCGGCAATTCTTGGCGTGAATAGTAATTCCCCCGAACCAGCAGCAGATAGCATCCACAAAAAGCTGGGACCGAGCCACTTAAAGCGATCGCCTCCTTTTGGCGGGTTTGGTATTCCTTCCTTCCGCTCATGCTGGATAGCATTTTGCGTTGATATCTGACGATCGCTATGATTACTCATTATTAGGTTTTAGTTGTAAAAATCCAAATTGGGTTGACTGAATGTCAGCAGAACTAGCCATAAAACAAATTTGGCTTTGAGCATAAGCTTTAATAGTGGAAAACTAGTGGAGTAAAATTAAAATCAAAGATTTTAACTGATCGCAAATCAAACATTACTCGACCAGTTGAGCTAACTGATTTGTTAGTAGGGATTGCACTAGGCTGAGAGTCAAAGGAGGTTGACTAATAACCTGAGCATAGTCAGCACTAAGATAGGGATGGTATTCCTGCGAATCTGTAACATAAGTTTCAAAAAAAGCCACACTCCAAGCTTTGAGATAACGACGAGCCAAGCTAGGTTCTGGACCAATAACTGATTCGGGAATAGGTAAAGGTTCAGTATCAGGATCGGATGTATCGGCGGCGGAAAAATGCGTTCCATCGCCGAATAAAAGAAAATATTTGTTCTTGGCAGTAATCCAGGTAAAAGGCAAAATTTGTTCGGGTAGAGTAGGTGCAACTTTATCTGCACTACTACTCACGATCGTTACGGGAATTTGAATTTGGCTTAATCCATTTTGACCAAAAACACTACTCGTAATCGGGTTAATGGCGATCGCTGCTTTGATTCTTTTATCCTGCAAATTATACTGAGTGCGTGGTAGTTCTAGCGTTCGACACTGCAGCAAGAGCGATAAATTAAAAGTATTATTTGGATTCTTGCAGTCTTGTTGCAGTTGGTCAAAATTTAGCGAAGCACCTGCTAAAGCTAGTGCCGTATATCCGCCGAAGGAATGACCCACAACCCCAACTTGTTGTAAATTGAGCGCAAAAGATGAATCAGTACGGTCAAGTTGTGCCAAAACATCAAGTAAATAGGACACATCCAGAGGACGATTAATAAACTCGCTTGGCGGTGTCACAGTACTAGCGCGACCATTTAACAGCGATCGCAATTGTTCGGCATTGCTATTTGGATGAGAAGGAACGGCAACTGCAAAACCATAACTAGCTAATTGCTGGGCTAGATATCTAAAAGTGTTGCGGTCTGAGCCTAAGCCGTGGGAAATAACGATTACAGGGGCTAAATATAATTCTCCTTGACTTGCGGCTCCCGACGCCTGCGGAATATAAACATCGGTTACAAAAGCACGATTGCGACTGCGGTCATAAAG
This genomic interval carries:
- a CDS encoding Nramp family divalent metal transporter, with product MSNHSDRQISTQNAIQHERKEGIPNPPKGGDRFKWLGPSFLWMLSAAGSGELLFTPRIAALYGYSLLWALLAAVILKWFINGEVGRFTVCTGATILEGFKQFPGPKNWSIWLILLPQAVVAVSTVAGLSGAAATALILMTGGTVQLWTVIIIAVTAAIVLFGQYNVVEKISSYVGIARTIAVVAAAIFVFPSFRQLANGIVPQIPQNVQYQEILPWLGFMLAGAAGLMWYSYWVEARGYGAASVKGRERIDPKHLDREEKKKLQGWMDLTLISNTLAVVGALLAALSFLILGGELLRPQGLVPRENQVAETLGRLLGDIWGPFGFWFMIAIVFITFCSTVLSVEDGFGRMFADGTQILLQGFGVRGRWTNEKFLQRFYIIVLLAALPIAVYLFFGQPIGLLQTAGAIEAAHIPIVTGLTLYLNHRMLPKELRPSKIIFGGTVLAGLFFAVFAVIYLLQLLGVIGAGSSSG
- a CDS encoding alpha/beta hydrolase family protein, producing MRQFPTNGIRVDLVQSLEIVEELQALIERTNQAIALIQKESTTAAINQQPANFSQLPDLRQTGSFSWNKRTLKLYDRSRNRAFVTDVYIPQASGAASQGELYLAPVIVISHGLGSDRNTFRYLAQQLASYGFAVAVPSHPNSNAEQLRSLLNGRASTVTPPSEFINRPLDVSYLLDVLAQLDRTDSSFALNLQQVGVVGHSFGGYTALALAGASLNFDQLQQDCKNPNNTFNLSLLLQCRTLELPRTQYNLQDKRIKAAIAINPITSSVFGQNGLSQIQIPVTIVSSSADKVAPTLPEQILPFTWITAKNKYFLLFGDGTHFSAADTSDPDTEPLPIPESVIGPEPSLARRYLKAWSVAFFETYVTDSQEYHPYLSADYAQVISQPPLTLSLVQSLLTNQLAQLVE